The DNA region agattATAGTAAATCCATGTCAAACTGTTTTGAAACCGTTCACAGGAAGCAGGTGAATTGGTAAAAGGTCAAGGTATCATGTCTGGGTATAAAAAATGAGGAGCATCTCAGTCTTTGCAAGCACAGCTGGATCATAAGAAAAGTGTCAAAAAAATTTCGCTATGCAAAATTGCAATGAATTTAGGTCTTTCACCACACATAAAACTGTGAAAAGATTCAGGGAATCCAGAAAAACCTGTATGTGTAGGGCAAGGCAGGAAACTTCAGGTGAATGTGCTTGACCTTTGAGCCCTCAGATGGAATAAGAAACAGTCATGCCACAGTGTTCAATATAGCCACATGAGctcaggagtacttcagaaaaacaccgccATTTACCACAGTCTGCTGCTGCACCAAGAAATGCAACTTGAATATCTGTTACTCAAGGAAAAAGCTACACATCAATTATACGTAGTGATGCTGCCGGGTTCTCTGGGCCAGAGCTCATCTCAGATAGTTAGAAAGACTGTGCTCAGATGAGTCCACATTTTTAAACTTGTTTCTGGAAAAGATGGATTTTGAGTTCTCAGTCCCAAAATCCAAAGGGACCATTCAGACTTTCATTAGCGACAGAAGCAAAAACAAACGTCTTTCAATGTATGGAGGTGCAGCAGAGCAAAGAGAATAGGTGACTGGAATAATGTGCGAAGGTACCTTTGACATGGAGGCATATGGAGGCATATATTGGAATTGTACAGAGAAGTATACTGCCATCAAGATGATGTCTTTCATGGAGAATTCCATGGTTATTATATCAAgacaatggcagctctcattctgCATTTGCTACAACAACGTGGTTTCATCGACACAGAGTGAATGTGCTAGACTGGCCAGCAGATCTGTCTCCTATTGAAAATGTATGACCAGTCACGAAAAAAAGACAATGACGATCACGGACTGCTGAGCATCTGAAGTCTTGTATCAAGCCAGATTTTGCTCGCTTCTAACAGTTAGTGTCCTCCATTCCCAAACAATGAAACGTTGTAAATTAAAGGAGAGTTGATGTGACCCAGTGTTAAACGTCCCTCTGTCTCAGCTATTTTGGAGTGTGTTGTATCCATCAAAATCAAAATTGgtctttatttacaaaataatcttAAGTTTGTCATATTCTTGATTTTATGCCATTTCACAAaatgtcccaacttttctggaattAGTGTTGTACATTCCTAAACCCTGGGTTACTgttattcagttcaattcaattacaAGTttactttttacgatacaaatcattgcaaagctactttacagaaaattaagtttctacgatatttagtagtagcttataagtggtgattgTCAGTTTGTGcgtatgacaggaattttcagaaaaatgtatacaagaaatagtcagccagacaatgaactctattaacagcaattattatgtgactgcaaagtaagtagcaatatttgttagttctgtatgttctGTTATTATTAGCATACATGCAGTCAAAATTcatgactggaaaaaaaaattcacatgtgATTTTCATCCATTTAAAAATGGGTAGGATTCAACAATTTGGATGTTTAATATTattgaggtatatatatatatttcttgagTTACAGGGATACAGACTTGGGGGGGAGAACATTTTTAGCACTAAGACAAGTGTGTTCTATGCGGTTGTCTTGATAGAGAAAAACAAGCTACATTTCTACATGTATTTGTTCTTCAGCCTATGTTCTTTTGATACAAAAAGGATCAGCTGAATGCAAAGTGAATGCAAAATTCCCATGTCTCTGGAATCAAACAGTATAGGGCCTTAAAAATGTAgattacaaatgaaaacaaattttatatattaagatatttttaacactttttgattTACATACAGGCACActttggaaaaataatatttgtggCACTCAGACATGTATGATATTGTGGGTCATATGTATGGAGAAATATAGAAAATTGTAAAGGGTGCACAAACTTTCAGGCAGCACTCTATAATGCAACAAAGATggctaaagtcaacagattttactaatagactctgtgtaaaaataatataatgatgctgtaatcttcctaaagtCATTGTTACCAATTTAGCTCGGGTGAAAATTGCCATTTTGACCATCGtctacaaaatagtggattactcAAATATtcaatgatatttatttttttggctttcATCGCTATAAATGTTTAtctttcctcagaaaaaaaaacattgacaaaatCAAATATTTGAGTCGAGGACCTCTGGTTGAGTTGACGGGATGACCCTATTATTAAAGCAATACAAACACATCTTTGTTTATCTGAACCTCTGCTGTTATACTGTGGTAGCTAGGTTTATCTGTGGtttagtaaatattaaataaatattaaatgctgCATGGCAGTATATTGTGTTTCAAACTGCCTCATTGTATTTACTTATTGATGCACTAGGTCATGAGCTCATTTATCTAGACCCTCATACCACTCAGCCAGCTGTGGACCCCAATGAAGACGGTCAGTTCCCAGACGACTCCTACCACTGCCAGCACCCTCCCTGCCGAATGCACATCTGTGAGCTTGACCCCTCCATTGCTGCTGTAAGTACAGCTTAATGTGTCAAAAAATCCAGTCCAATCCAAAATGTATCATGGTATCCACAAAAAGATTAAGCAGGACAGCTATTATAATAGTAAGATATGTTTCAAGAGTATTAAATCATCAGTGGCTTAGTTTCCTGATCAGATGTGTAACATGTGTGCTTAATTGTCTTGGAAAATTTTGGGGTTCAATACAGTTATTGATAAAAATGGCAAACAGTAATTTCCTTTGAGCTACAGTATCCTCTTTGCCAAATTTTGTTCTACAGGGCTTCTTCTGTCAAACAGAGGATGATTTCGATGACTGGTGTGCACAGATTCGTAAGGTACTTAAGCCATAAGTTACTTGTAAATTTTTAGTAGCCTCTGTTGGTGTTTGTGCCTTTGGATCACTCTTTGTTTTTGCGTGTGCCTTGTGCAGGTTTCAAACTGTAGAGGTCTCCCTATGTTTGAACTGGTAGAAAGTCAGCCATCTCATCTAATTACCACAGATGTACTCAATCTCACTCCAGGTGATCTCTTATACCGTTTATTTATAAGTTCAGAAAAGTACGAGTTTGCAGAgagttacattaataaatacacaCCACTACATTTCATTTTTCCTTTAACAGACTTTTCGGATTCAGACCGGCTCGAACGCTACTTTGATTCTGAGGATGAAGAATTTGAAATCCTGTCCTTGTGAAGAACGTTTGCATTTGCCAGACTTTCAGAATTCTGTGGTAGAGCCTCTTCAGAGGAAAGAGAAGAATACCATTGACGTCCAAAGCCAATGTGGCATAGTCACCTGCGTCAAACACACAGCTTTCTTCTTAAACAGCTATGTGTCACCCTGAGTGAGCCGAGGTCAGGTGTCATGGTCACAGGCACTCAGGATCATCAGTATGTACGTACTTAATTGCATTTATGTGTATCCATATTGAGTCTTAACACTATAGATTAATTTTTAAGTGATATGGTGCCTTTTTACCCCCTTAACTTAAAACACAGGTTTGCCATAACACATTTTATGGTTTTGGTCTGGAGACCTGCTAATCAGATTTGATTTAGCATTTACTCTCAACCCATAAGAGTCGGTGAAATTTTGAACCTGTATGAAATTGTAAATGACAACTAAGGAAGGCTGGGCATTTGCAGGTTATGTAAGGATGTGCTTGTGTAATTATACAAGAATGATTTTGTCTTGATGTTTCAAATCTCTGTACACaagtttattttatgaatatttatttattcaaatcattaaaaatttaaaacaataattatgtattttctgtactgtgacagaaaaaaacaaaacaaaaacatttaaaatgttttaaaaacccGTTCACCTCCACAGCTCACCAACTGGCTGATTCTGGGCTAAACTGATGATGTCTTCACTTAAAAGCTTAATATCTTTGTGCACCTCTTCAATGGTCCTTGCAGCATCAACTACCTAGAGATTGAAAGGTAgagattaaattaatttgaagattACATACTGTAGGTTTACTTTAATTAGgtttataaactaaaataaaccacCTTCCAGTTGACGGAGGAATCTTGCATGAGCTCCTCAAATCTTTGATGCACTGTCCGTTGGAAGGCGCTGGTTTCATAACGTTCAATTCCATATTCTCCACGGTTTGCTGCCGTATTGGGATTGAGCTGCAAAAACATCACCAGGTCTGGTTTTGGAAGTCCAATATCTGGATTCATGCACCACTCCAGAGTGAAGCCctgaacacaaagaaaacaactaaatgaatgtctttacagattttttttttttgatgaatattaaGTTCAAAATATATAAAGTGAACAATAATTTCACTCAATTCTTATTGACCCCCAACCCTTTTAAACAGTAATGTACATGACCATActttataaatgaatacaatatgTTTTCCCTGTATTGGAGTTAAGCTGACAGTGGCAGTCATTACACAGATTACACAGACAGTGACACTCACAGGCTTGGCACTAGTGAAGGCAACTCCAGAAAATGCATAGCGGTCAACCACTAGACTGATCCCTTGTTCCAACTTCTGTTTCATCAGGGGCCTGAAGTAGGAAAACAGATCCGCTTGTTGGTCCACTTAATGAATGATAAATTCATGAGCCATTCCTGTTCATGCACTCTACTCGAGTAATGTCAACATAAACTCTGGAGAGATAACCTACACCATTTCCCATCGGTTTGCAGAGAACAGCAGGTGAACCGTATGATCCTCCAGATTACTCTTCTTCTCCAGGTATGAACTGATCAGCTGACCGATTTTAGTGGttctgtctgtaaaaaaaaaaaagcaaggctGTGTCTCAAATCCCAGTGAACTGCTAAATCAAAGCCGCTTTTATTCAGACAAAGGAACAATTTCTTTCTCCAAGAAAGCTACCTCATGAGCAGTTAAATGTTCCCCCACTTACGCAAtacaaatgtgcaatatcctttatatttatttgttacccctacATCTTACTCAgttctattccattatcatttatagcataactgtttatacaattatttatttgcatttgtctGTGTGTGGTTGTACCTGTGCACTGGAAGTTTGTCACTaatagagttgtgacgttcgcgaacgaaccgattcttttgaacggctcataaacatgaacgatgggagccgagtcgcgactggagaggagccgttctttctatcgttcttttttcctatgcgtgttcatacaaatgagctccgccaggagacagaacagttatagggggaggggcgcacccagcgcaggccaaccctttatagcgtgatgatattagttattagttgtgcatgcatttacattgcagtttgtgttcatttaaaacttattttaaaatcattaaaaatgttcttttgtgatactgtacttgtatagaaatttttcactaaaagctgttttccacagacattcattgcagcccactttgttattgttcattgacttgaaggggctgatgtcctatttgcaaagtttacagtagtaatagtatgtagtatgtagacatttccattttatttattctaattttatctacttttaaaaaaaaaatagttttctatcaaaatgttcttgtgtgataacaatgttcttgtgtggaagtgtttgtagtaaaagctgttttgcacagaaattcatt from Carassius auratus strain Wakin chromosome 6, ASM336829v1, whole genome shotgun sequence includes:
- the dtymk gene encoding thymidylate kinase gives rise to the protein MSCSRGALIVLEGVDRAGKTTQCQKLVHALQQSGRAAEIMRFPDRTTKIGQLISSYLEKKSNLEDHTVHLLFSANRWEMVPLMKQKLEQGISLVVDRYAFSGVAFTSAKPGFTLEWCMNPDIGLPKPDLVMFLQLNPNTAANRGEYGIERYETSAFQRTVHQRFEELMQDSSVNWKVVDAARTIEEVHKDIKLLSEDIISLAQNQPVGELWR